From a region of the Salvelinus alpinus chromosome 2, SLU_Salpinus.1, whole genome shotgun sequence genome:
- the LOC139568628 gene encoding zinc finger protein 318-like gives MRALELMISAPLENEEARPLRLKVKALMNQRCSPNNEEVVPDDKPHNPTIQRPVHSLRTQEQDKAATGFQRFLNVLNEGVDINKFSKIVNDENELPVVGEKLPQVWPTLPEGHVDSSSRSKSSPVEEKKKVMLEDEQRYEQMQTLLEIVGLDLGVEKLGQLTDRTNDRLYGKMGDLKRKFKNEKGKEKKESEPSF, from the exons ATGCGAGCATTGGAGCTGATGATTAGCGCTCCCCTAGAAAATGAAGAGGCCCGTCCTCTGAGACTGAAAGTGAAAGCTTTAATGAACCAGCGATGCTCTCCCAACAATGAGGAG GTGGTCCCTGATGATAAACCGCATAATCCAACCATTCAGAGGCCAGTTCATTCACTCAGGACACAGGAGCAAGACAAAGCAGCCACAGGCTTCCAGCGCTTCCTCAATGTCCTCAATGAAGGGGTGGACATCAACAAGTTCTCAAAGATCGTCAACGACGAAAATGAGTTACCCGTTGTGGGCGAGAAGCTACCACAAGTTTGGCCGACTCTGCCCGAAGGTCATGTTGACTCCAGCAGTAGATCCAAGTCTTCTCCAgttgaggagaagaagaaggtgaTGCTTGAGGATGAGCAGCGGTACGAGCAGATGCAGACCCTGCTGGAGATCGTTGGGCTGGACTTGGGGGTTGAGAAGTTGGGTCAGCTGACAGATAGAACCAATGACAGGCTGTATGGGAAGATGGGAGACTTGAAAAGGAAGTTCAAGAATGAGAAGGGAAAAGAGAAAAAGGAGAGCGAGCCCTCATTTTAA